Part of the Pirellulales bacterium genome, GAGGGTGATTCGATTGATCTATTCGCCTGGCAAGTTTTTGCACGCCGATCATCCCCAGGCCAGCACGCAGAACGAAAGCATGTGGATTGGCCTGGAACAGGACGAGCCGCCGTACCGCCGGTTGGTGTGCCGGCAAGTTTCCGGCATGGTAGCCCGGCGAATTGTGAACGATTTACGGCCCGGACAGGTGTTGGAACGGGGAGTGAAATTTGGGATGATAAAGTTTGGCTCGCGGACCGAGTTGATTGTGCCGGCCGAGGGCTTCGAACCACAGGTTCGCGTAGGGCAGTGGATTAAAGCCGGCCGCGACGTGGTGGGGAAGTACAGTAGCTAGCAATAAGCGACTAGCAATGAGCCGATCCAACGAATTGGCATTGCCGGCCATAATCAACCGCAAAAGTTGCTAATTGCTAACCGCCAATCGCTAGCTGTTAATTGCTTTCTATATGAAAAAAATTCGCACCGTTGCCGCTTTTCCCACTATGTTCACGCTGGGAAATTTAATTTGCGGTTTCTTTGCCATCGTGGTGGCCTCGCGAGTTGGGGCGGGTAGCCTGGATGCAAAACTCACCGCGCCTCAACTGGAAATCGGCAGCCCGGCAAACTTCATCGGCGCTTTCGACCCCACCAATCCCACACATAACATAGTGCTCAGCGCGTGGCTCATTTTTCTGGCGATGGTTTTCGACGCCTTAGATGGTCACGTCGCCCGGCTGGCAAAAATCACCAGCGATTTCGGCGCTCAACTCGACAGTTTGTGCGATTTAGTCACGTTTGGCGTCGCCCCGGCCTTTCTCATGGTGAAAATGTGCCCCGACTTCGCGTTTTTCTATCGTGAAGAAATGTGGATTATTGCCGCCGCGTTTGTCGCCTGTGCGGCCATGCGATTGGCCCGCTTTAATGTGGAAACCGAGCAAGAAGACGATCACCTAACATTCATCGGGCTGCCCACGCCGGCCGCCGCCGGATCGATTGCCAGCTTTGCCATTTTGTTTTACACGCTGCGGCTGGAAAACAATCACTTGCCTTATGCTCAAGATATTGATTGGTACATGCGCCGCTTTCTGCCGGCATTTACCATTGTCCTGAGCGTGCTTATGGTTTCGCGAATTCCCTATCCGCACGTGGTCAATCAATTGCTCAACGGTCAACGCAGCCTCGGGCATATCGTGGCGCTATTGTTTTCGCTGGTCGTGATTATTGCCATTCGCGGTTACAGCGTGCCGATAATTTGCTCGCTGTTTGTGCTGGGACCTCCGCTGCGATACGCTTGGCAGCGTTGGCGAAATCGCCAGCAGCAAGAGCAAGACGAGGCCGAAACGTTGTTTTGAGGAAGAAGTGGTCGGTGGTTAGTTGTAATGTCGCTACCCGAACCGCCGAATATGTTTTTCTCAAATATTTACGCCTGCATTGACCACCGATTACCGACTACTGACAACTGATCACCGACCACCGACCGCTCTCTCTGCTATGTTCACTGGTCTTGTCGAAGCGCTGGCGACGGTTGTCGAAGTTCGCCCGGAACCGCCGGGGGCGCGAATTTCCATCGAACTGCCGCAATTTACCGGCGCGGATAGAAACAATGCATATGAAAATGTCCGCATCGGCGACAGCGTGGCGCTGAACGGCTGCTGCCTGACGGTCGTCGACGCAGCCGCCAGGGCAGGGGGGCTACAGCTGGAATTTCAGGCCGGGGAAGAAACGCTCCATCGCACCAATTTGGGTCAGTTGAAATCGGGCAGCCCGATTAACGTGGAGCAATCGTTATGCTTCGGCGATCGGGTAGGCGGTCATTTCGTCACCGGGCACATCGACGGGCGCGGCACGTTGGAATCGCGCACCGATGCCGGCCAGTGGTCCACATTTTGGTTTCGCGCTCCCGCGGAGCTGATGCGGCAAATGGCCTCCAAGGGCTCGATAGCCATCGACGGCGTGAGCTTGACTCTGGTGGATGTCGAAGCGGAGCGATTTAGTGTGATGCTGATTCCCCATACGCTTTCTGTTACCACGTTAGGCCGTTTGCAGCCGGGCGATAGCGTGAACTTGGAAACCGACGTGCTGGCGAAATACGTACAAAAGCAGCTAGCAATAGAAGCAAATACCGCTAAACCGCAAGCGGATTGAAGACATCTCTCTCGCTCTCCGAATCTAGCCAAAAATGATGTCGCACCAAACACTCGCGTTTTTGAAGCAGCGGTTCGAGCAAGTTGGTTTGCAGTTGCAAGCCCGGCATGGGCAGAATTTTTTAATCGATTTGAATTTGCTGCGGATCATCGCCGAATCCGCCCAACTTTCCCCCAACAATGTGGTGCTGGAAGTGGGCACGGGCGTGGGCTCGCTGACGGCCTTGATGGCCCCGCACGTGGCACACGTTGTGACGGTGGAAATTGATCCGCGGCTAACTCAACTGGCAAGTGAAGAATTGATTCAGATTCCAAACATTACACTGCTCAATGTGGATGCCCTCCGACGCAAACACACCATCGAGCCGGCAGTCCTGGACGCAGTGAATCAGCATTTGGCGGCCGAGCCCGGTCGGCAGTTCAAGCTAGTGGCCAACTTGCCGTATGGCATCGCCACGCCGCTGATTTCCAACTTGCTGGAGTTAGATCGCCCGCCGGAGACGATGACCGTCACCATTCAAAAAGAATTGGCCGACCGCCTGGCGGCGCAGCCCCACACCAAAGATTATAGCGCGCTCAGTTTGTGGGTGCAGTGCCAATGCCGAGTGGAAATTTTGCGGGTGATGCCACCGGCCGTTTTTTGGCCGCGTCCCAAAGTGAACTCGGCGATTGTCAACATTACGCTGGAGCCGGAGCGGCGCAAGGCGATTCCGGATCGGCGATTCTTTCACGAATTTGTGCGTTCGCTGTTTTTGCACCGCCGCAAGTTTTTGCGCGGCGTGCTTGTAGCAACATACAAGGAGCAACTCGAGAAGCCAGCCATCGATCGCCTCTTGGCTGCCCTGCAATTCGGCGAAAATGCGCGGGCCGAGGAACTGACCGTGGAGCAAACGCTGGCCCTGTGCGAATCGTTTCGTCAGCTGCTTGCAGCGTGAATTTTTCTGCTCAACGTCCGGCCTGCAGTGCCGACAAAATCTGCAACCCCACTTCCAAGAATTGGGGTATCTCCGCCCCGGGAATCCGCTTGGACTGCTTGTAAACCAACAGCCGACTTCCGGAGCCTTCGGTGTTCCAACCCCAGTTCTGTTCGAAGAAATCCAATACGGTGTCGGTAAACAACTTGCGAACAGCCTCCACATCGTTGCCGCGGAGCAAGTAATTGCCGGAAAAAATGGGATGCGTGTCGAACTCGATGCTTTTCTGCCCGAAGAGCGTGACAATTTTGCTCCAAACGCTTTTGGGAGCCAGCGAAAAATCGGGGAGCGCCAACGCCTCGGATTGAAAGCTGATCACCGATTGCTTCCAGACGGTGCTACTTCGGCCCCCACCGGTGACGTACTTGTAATCGAAAATACCCACTTCAATGCTGCGCGATTTGCCGAGCATTAGATTCGTCTGTTTCTTACTGCGCCCGCGCGAAGTCAGCGGCAGGCCGTCGAGCGATGCCAGGAGCCCGGCATTGCCCGTGGGAGAGAACTCAAAGCCCATTTGTTCGGCGGTTTGTTTGAACCCGGCGGTGCGTTTCTTTTCCTTTTGTGCAGCGAGAAGCAAAATCGTGACCAAAGGCAGAGCCACCGCCAGGATAATGACGATGGGCAACCAGGGGCCCAAATCCACACGCCCACCGGCCGCCAAAAGCATTTCAGGATGCAATAACCGCACGACAATCGCCTCGTTGCTAATTCGTCTTGCCGATGGCCGGCAGTTTCGCAGTTACCCGTTGTAAACTCGGCGAACGGGCAAGTTCCTGTCCGTCAGCCCAAATAACCAATCCAACCCCACGACCGTAATGCTGACCGCTGCGATCCCACATAATCGTTAGGTTGCGACCATGAAACGGCACGCCGTCGAGACAGAACCAGTCCCAAGCGTCGGCTGGCAACAGCGGATCGACTTCGACCGTGTCGTCTTCCCGCGGCACCAAACCGACCAGTCCGCTAATAACCAAATCATTAAACGTGGAGTGATTGTAATCGCGGCTGCGTTGGGCCTTGGGGCCGGTAATCAACCACTGGCCGGTTTTTTCGTCCAGATATTCGCCGATGTACGGCTCGCCATCCATTTGCTGAGAGCGGGCGTAGGTTTGCAGCGCAGTGAAATAATCGCGCCGGCTGACATAGGGTTGCTCCGAGTCGTGCAGCAAATTGGCCAAGCCATTTAGCGTTTGGCTGGTGGCAAACGGCCACACGGCGCCATCCCATTCGCACTTCCCCACGCCGTGGCTGCGA contains:
- the pssA gene encoding CDP-diacylglycerol--serine O-phosphatidyltransferase, with the protein product MKKIRTVAAFPTMFTLGNLICGFFAIVVASRVGAGSLDAKLTAPQLEIGSPANFIGAFDPTNPTHNIVLSAWLIFLAMVFDALDGHVARLAKITSDFGAQLDSLCDLVTFGVAPAFLMVKMCPDFAFFYREEMWIIAAAFVACAAMRLARFNVETEQEDDHLTFIGLPTPAAAGSIASFAILFYTLRLENNHLPYAQDIDWYMRRFLPAFTIVLSVLMVSRIPYPHVVNQLLNGQRSLGHIVALLFSLVVIIAIRGYSVPIICSLFVLGPPLRYAWQRWRNRQQQEQDEAETLF
- the rsmA gene encoding 16S rRNA (adenine(1518)-N(6)/adenine(1519)-N(6))-dimethyltransferase RsmA, whose protein sequence is MSHQTLAFLKQRFEQVGLQLQARHGQNFLIDLNLLRIIAESAQLSPNNVVLEVGTGVGSLTALMAPHVAHVVTVEIDPRLTQLASEELIQIPNITLLNVDALRRKHTIEPAVLDAVNQHLAAEPGRQFKLVANLPYGIATPLISNLLELDRPPETMTVTIQKELADRLAAQPHTKDYSALSLWVQCQCRVEILRVMPPAVFWPRPKVNSAIVNITLEPERRKAIPDRRFFHEFVRSLFLHRRKFLRGVLVATYKEQLEKPAIDRLLAALQFGENARAEELTVEQTLALCESFRQLLAA
- a CDS encoding riboflavin synthase, with protein sequence MFTGLVEALATVVEVRPEPPGARISIELPQFTGADRNNAYENVRIGDSVALNGCCLTVVDAAARAGGLQLEFQAGEETLHRTNLGQLKSGSPINVEQSLCFGDRVGGHFVTGHIDGRGTLESRTDAGQWSTFWFRAPAELMRQMASKGSIAIDGVSLTLVDVEAERFSVMLIPHTLSVTTLGRLQPGDSVNLETDVLAKYVQKQLAIEANTAKPQAD
- a CDS encoding phosphatidylserine decarboxylase, which encodes RVIRLIYSPGKFLHADHPQASTQNESMWIGLEQDEPPYRRLVCRQVSGMVARRIVNDLRPGQVLERGVKFGMIKFGSRTELIVPAEGFEPQVRVGQWIKAGRDVVGKYSS